One Brassica napus cultivar Da-Ae chromosome A5, Da-Ae, whole genome shotgun sequence DNA window includes the following coding sequences:
- the LOC125609217 gene encoding aldehyde dehydrogenase family 3 member H1-like — protein sequence MVKVFQAADATDLVTELRRSFDDGVTRGYEWRVTQLKKLLLICDNHEPEIVSALHDDLGKPELESSVYEVALLRNSINLAVKQLKDWMAPDKAKTSLTTFPASAEIVYEPLGVVLVISAWNYPFLLSIDPVIGAISAGNAVVLKPSELAPASSSLLAKLLEQYLDSSAVRVVEGAVTETTLLLEQKWDKIFYTGSSRIGRIIMMAAAKHLTPVVLELGGKSPVVIDSDTNLKITAKRIIAGKWGCNNGQACISPDYILTTKEFSPKVIDALKQELEAFYGKNPMESKDMSRIVNSNHFDRLSKMLEEKEVSDKIVYGGQKNRDKLKIAPTILVDVPLDSQIMSEEIFGPLLPIITLNNLEECFDVIRSRPKPLAAYLFTQNQKLKERFALTVSAGGIVVNDIAVHLAVPTLPFGGVGESGMGSYHGKFSFDAFSHKKAVLYKSFIGDAAIRYPPYSTGKLRLLKALVNSNILEIFRVILGLS from the exons ATGGTGAAGGTCTTCCAAGCAGCCGATGCGACCGATTTGGTGACGGAGCTTCGTCGGAGCTTCGATGACGGAGTCACTCGCGGCTACGAGTGGAGAGTCACTCAGCTTAAAAAGCTTCTCTTAATCTGCGATAACCACGAGCCTGAGATCGTCTCCGCTCTCCACGACGATCTCGGCAAGCCTGAGCTCGAGTCTTCCGTCTATGAG GTTGCTCTGTTGAGAAACTCTATCAACTTAGCTGTTAAGCAGTTAAAAGACTGGATGGCACCAGATAAG GCTAAGACTTCTCTAACAACCTTTCCTGCATCAGCCGAAATTGTGTATGAGCCTCTTGGAGTTGTGCTTGTAATCTCTGCCTGGAATTATCCCTTTC TGTTGTCTATTGATCCTGTTATTGGTGCGATATCTGCTGGGAATGCTGTTGTCCTAAAGCCGTCAGAACTAGCTCCAGCTTCATCCTCTCTGCTTGCAAAGTTACTTGAACAGTATCTAGATTCTTCTGCAGTGAGAGTTGTTGAAGGGGCTGTCACTGAAACAACTCTGCTACTGGAGCAAAAGTGGGACAAAATATTCTACACAG GTAGTTCTAGAATTGGGCGTATCATAATGATGGCAGCTGCAAAACATCTCACACCGGTTGTCCTGGAGCTTGGAGGAAAATCTCCTGTTGTTATAGACTCAGACACCAATCTGAAA ATTACTGCCAAACGGATAATTGCAGGCAAATGGGGTTGCAACAATGGACAGGCATGCATTTCTCCAGACTACATCTTGACAACAAAAGAATTTTCTCCAAAAGTG ATTGATGCACTGAAGCAAGAATTGGAGGCATTTTATGGGAAGAACCCTATGGAGTCCAAAGATATGTCACGAATTGTAAACTCGAATCACTTTGATCGCCTGTCTAAGATGTTAGAGGAGAAGGAAGTTTCTGACAAAATCGTCTATGGGGGTCAAAAGAACAGAGACAAGCT GAAAATTGCTCCAACAATCTTGGTCGACGTGCCATTAGATTCTCAGATAATGAGTGAAGAAATATTTGGCCCTCTCCTTCCAATCATCACG CTCAACAACTTGGAAGAGTGTTTTGACGTGATTCGTTCTCGACCTAAGCCACTTGCTGCATATTTGTTTACCCAAAACCAGAAGTTGAAAGAGAGATTTGCCTTGACAGTTTCTGCTGGAGGCATCGTGGTCAACGACATAGCTGTTCAT CTTGCAGTTCCCACATTGCCATTCGGAGGAGTCGGTGAAAGTGGAATGGGTTCTTACCATGGTAAGTTCTCATTTGATGCTTTTAGTCACAAGAAGGCTGTTCTCTACAAAAGCTTTATAGGTGATGCAGCAATCAGGTATCCACCCTACTCTACAGGAAAGCTTAGATTGTTAAAGGCGCTTGTCAACAGCAATATACTCGAAATATTCAGAGTCATTTTAGGTTTATCTTAA